The following proteins come from a genomic window of Campylobacter coli 76339:
- a CDS encoding Proposed peptidoglycan lipid II flippase MurJ: MNFCENFMKSLVFKNFIINALGILFSRVLGLARDVLIALFLGAGIYSDIFFVALKMPAFFRRIFAEGAFGQSFLPNFVKAKKKGAFCVSVMYQFSVIVFLFCLLVSFFSSFFTKLFAFGFSSDTIALASPLVAINFWYLFFIFLVTFLGAILNYRQKFFITSFSAALFNLSIVIAAFFVDKDAPQDTLYYFSYATVLSGVAQLILHLMVLRKNPVMRSMALSVKFRRAKAKLEGFYSNFFHGVLGSSATQISSLLDTTIASFLMTGSISYLYYANRVFQLPLALFAIALTQVSFPKILKHLKSDQENLALSFMQRALAVLSVLLIVSSIVGSVFALEISKLLFERGNFTHEDSIITAYVLIAYLVGLLPFGLQKLFSLWLYAKFKQKTAAFIAFKALLISALCSVLFIFLIKDESLKVIAVALSSSLSAFYLLIANIKEFGFKNFFALISFKFCFLMIIGLVIFTILLYGIKPYLIEALLWIVASVKGVF; encoded by the coding sequence TTGAATTTTTGTGAAAATTTTATGAAGAGTTTAGTATTTAAAAATTTTATTATCAATGCTTTAGGAATTTTATTTTCTCGTGTTTTGGGTTTAGCGCGTGATGTTTTAATCGCTCTTTTTTTGGGAGCTGGAATTTATAGCGATATTTTTTTTGTAGCATTAAAAATGCCTGCTTTTTTTAGAAGAATTTTTGCCGAAGGGGCATTTGGTCAAAGCTTTTTACCTAATTTTGTAAAAGCAAAGAAAAAAGGTGCTTTTTGTGTTAGCGTTATGTATCAATTTAGCGTTATAGTGTTCTTATTTTGTCTTTTAGTAAGCTTTTTTTCTTCATTTTTTACCAAGCTTTTTGCTTTTGGGTTTAGTTCTGACACCATAGCTTTAGCTTCTCCTTTGGTGGCGATTAATTTTTGGTATTTATTTTTTATTTTTTTGGTTACCTTTTTAGGGGCAATTTTAAATTATAGGCAAAAATTTTTTATTACTTCTTTTTCAGCGGCTTTGTTTAATCTAAGCATAGTTATAGCCGCATTTTTTGTCGATAAAGATGCTCCTCAAGATACGCTTTATTATTTTTCTTATGCGACTGTATTAAGTGGTGTAGCACAATTGATTTTACATTTAATGGTGTTGCGAAAAAACCCTGTGATGCGCTCCATGGCGCTAAGTGTGAAATTTAGACGAGCAAAGGCTAAACTGGAGGGTTTTTATAGTAATTTTTTTCATGGTGTTTTAGGTTCTTCTGCTACACAAATAAGCTCTTTACTTGATACGACAATAGCGAGTTTTTTAATGACGGGTAGTATTTCTTATCTTTATTATGCAAACCGCGTTTTTCAGCTTCCTTTAGCTCTTTTTGCTATAGCTTTAACTCAAGTTTCTTTTCCTAAAATTTTAAAGCATTTAAAAAGCGATCAAGAAAATTTAGCTTTAAGTTTTATGCAAAGAGCTTTGGCAGTTTTAAGTGTTTTGTTGATTGTTTCAAGTATTGTAGGTTCTGTATTTGCCTTAGAAATTTCAAAGCTTTTGTTTGAAAGAGGAAATTTTACTCACGAAGATAGTATTATCACGGCTTATGTTTTAATTGCTTATTTGGTAGGGCTCTTGCCTTTTGGCTTGCAAAAATTATTTTCTTTATGGCTTTATGCTAAATTCAAACAAAAAACCGCCGCTTTTATCGCCTTTAAAGCTTTGCTCATCAGCGCTTTATGCTCTGTGCTTTTTATTTTTTTAATCAAAGATGAGAGTTTAAAGGTTATAGCTGTGGCGCTTTCAAGTTCTTTAAGTGCTTTTTATTTACTTATTGCCAATATCAAAGAATTTGGTTTTAAGAACTTTTTTGCTTTAATATCTTTTAAATTTTGTTTTTTAATGATTATAGGACTTGTTATTTTTACAATTTTGCTTTATGGGATCAAACCTTATCTTATAGAGGCTTTGTTGTGGATTGTTGCTAGTGTTAAAGGAGTGTTTTGA
- a CDS encoding Putative 2-acylglycerophosphoethanolamine acyltransferase / acyl-acyl carrier protein synthetase, with amino-acid sequence MQKNSFLQIHGLVPFLLVAFINAFVDLGHKIIIQNTIYKVYEGSTQLLLTALVNALILLPFILMLSPSGFLADKYPKNLIMKLSAAFSVILTIIICISYYNGAFWTAFVLTFIMGIQAALYSPSKYGFIKELVGKDLLAMGNGAVNAVSIVAILAGMSLFSLSFESLYDANHSSSEEVLKQVAPLGFLLILFSLIELYLAWRLPKLKEEIKELKFDSKRYLSGKLLMSNLKLIFENKVIWLCIVGISIFWAISQLYLVSFPVFSKNELFVENTFFVQVSLGFSGIGVVLGSLIAGRFSKNYIELGLIPFGALGVFLMALIMPYFTSLITYSFIFFIFGFCGALFIIPLNSLIQFHAKENELGKILAGNNFVQNIAMLTFLLLATLFANLEINVIYLFYFITLVAFLGAIYVVFKLPFSLVRMLLSIAFLGRYRLLVEGFKNIPEKGGALLLGNHISFIDWAIVQMAIPRKIYFVMERSIYSKWYIKIFLDKFGVIPVSSAASKASLELIAERIKQGDLVCLFPEGVLSRHGQLNEFKGGFEHVCSNLEEDDGVILPFYIRGLWGSTFSRSDEEFSARNRTLSKRNIAIAFGAPMPLHSKKEEVKAKVFELSFMAWKSQCEAMHTIARAFITSAKRNLGNIAIIDSIAGAISYRKLLSLSFILSTLIKENSKKINNNFERGSYAPKEECVGILLPASFASSLLNLSVLFAQKVVVNLNFTAGEKALQAAVKSAQISQIYTSKKFLEKLESKGISLNFGEGVYLIYMEDVVEIFKKQKSKILAMMVTVSILPSFILKAIFAPSKNNLAIAAILFSSGSEGTPKGVMLNNRNILSNIAQISDVLCTRNNDAILSSLPPFHAFGLTVTTFLPLLESIKSITFADPTDALGVAKAVAKNNVTIMCGTSTFLGIYARNKKLDAIMFESLRVVVSGAEKLKNEVRSAFETKFKKTIFEGYGATETTPVASVNLPNRFDADYWIVHRANKEGSVGMPLPGTAVRIVDPNTYETLKTNEDGLILIGGHQVMVGYLNNKEKTDEVIKEIDGIRWYNTGDKGHLDEDGFLYIVDRYSRFAKIGGEMISLGALEEEIAKFIDTDIVKFCAVALEDEKKGEQVALLVECNDEFFEGVCEAIKSSNMPAIFKPSRYLKVEKIPLLGSGKVDLKGVKELAKSLI; translated from the coding sequence ATGCAAAAAAATTCTTTTTTACAAATCCATGGGCTTGTACCCTTTTTACTTGTAGCTTTTATCAATGCTTTTGTAGATTTAGGGCATAAAATCATCATTCAAAATACTATTTATAAAGTTTATGAAGGTAGCACGCAGCTTCTTTTAACAGCTCTTGTGAACGCTCTTATCCTTCTACCTTTTATCCTAATGCTTTCGCCATCGGGATTTTTAGCAGATAAATATCCAAAAAATCTTATCATGAAACTCTCAGCGGCTTTTAGCGTTATACTTACAATTATCATTTGTATAAGTTATTATAATGGGGCTTTTTGGACAGCTTTTGTACTCACTTTCATCATGGGAATTCAAGCAGCACTTTATTCTCCTAGCAAATACGGCTTTATTAAAGAATTGGTCGGAAAAGATTTACTTGCGATGGGAAATGGTGCAGTTAATGCAGTAAGTATTGTGGCTATACTGGCTGGAATGAGCCTTTTTTCTTTAAGTTTTGAAAGCTTATATGATGCAAATCATAGCAGCTCGGAAGAGGTTTTAAAACAAGTCGCGCCTTTGGGATTTTTACTTATACTTTTTTCTCTTATAGAGCTTTACTTGGCATGGCGTTTACCTAAGCTTAAAGAGGAGATAAAAGAGTTAAAATTTGATTCCAAACGCTATTTGAGCGGAAAATTGCTGATGAGTAATTTAAAGCTTATTTTTGAAAATAAAGTAATTTGGCTTTGTATCGTTGGAATTTCGATATTTTGGGCGATTTCGCAATTATATCTTGTGAGTTTTCCCGTATTTAGCAAAAATGAACTTTTTGTTGAAAATACTTTTTTTGTGCAAGTTTCTTTAGGATTTTCAGGGATTGGGGTAGTTTTAGGCTCCTTAATAGCAGGCAGATTTTCTAAAAATTATATCGAGCTTGGACTCATTCCTTTTGGAGCTTTGGGTGTGTTTTTAATGGCTTTAATTATGCCCTATTTTACAAGCTTGATTACATATAGTTTTATCTTTTTCATCTTTGGTTTTTGTGGTGCATTGTTTATCATACCTTTAAATTCTCTTATACAATTTCATGCAAAAGAAAATGAGCTGGGCAAAATTTTAGCAGGAAATAACTTCGTGCAAAATATCGCAATGCTTACTTTTCTTCTTTTAGCAACTTTATTTGCAAATTTAGAAATCAATGTGATTTATTTATTTTACTTCATCACTCTTGTTGCTTTTTTGGGTGCGATTTATGTAGTCTTTAAGCTCCCTTTTTCTTTAGTAAGAATGCTTTTAAGTATAGCATTTTTAGGGCGTTATCGTTTACTTGTAGAAGGCTTTAAAAATATCCCTGAAAAAGGCGGTGCTTTGCTTTTGGGCAATCATATTTCTTTTATTGATTGGGCTATAGTGCAAATGGCAATCCCTAGAAAAATTTATTTTGTCATGGAGCGAAGTATTTATTCTAAATGGTATATTAAAATTTTTCTTGATAAATTTGGTGTCATTCCTGTTTCAAGTGCAGCAAGCAAGGCTAGTTTAGAGCTTATTGCAGAGCGTATTAAACAAGGAGATTTAGTTTGTCTTTTTCCTGAAGGTGTGCTTTCAAGACATGGACAACTCAATGAATTTAAAGGCGGATTTGAACATGTTTGCTCAAATTTAGAAGAAGATGATGGGGTGATTTTACCTTTTTATATACGCGGACTTTGGGGTAGCACTTTTTCAAGAAGCGATGAAGAATTTTCAGCTAGAAATCGCACGCTAAGCAAAAGAAATATCGCTATAGCTTTTGGTGCCCCTATGCCTTTACACTCTAAAAAAGAAGAAGTAAAGGCTAAAGTTTTTGAACTTTCTTTTATGGCTTGGAAATCTCAATGCGAAGCAATGCATACCATAGCAAGAGCTTTTATTACTAGCGCTAAAAGAAATCTTGGTAATATAGCTATAATCGATTCTATAGCGGGGGCGATTAGCTATAGAAAATTATTGAGCCTTAGTTTTATTTTAAGCACCCTTATAAAAGAAAATTCAAAAAAAATCAATAACAATTTTGAACGCGGATCTTATGCGCCCAAAGAAGAATGCGTAGGAATTTTACTCCCTGCTTCTTTTGCTAGCTCTTTGCTGAATTTAAGTGTCTTATTTGCGCAAAAAGTTGTAGTAAATTTAAATTTTACTGCAGGAGAAAAAGCCTTGCAAGCAGCAGTAAAAAGTGCTCAAATTTCACAAATTTATACTTCTAAGAAATTCTTAGAAAAACTAGAAAGCAAAGGTATTTCTCTAAATTTTGGCGAAGGAGTATATCTTATCTACATGGAAGACGTAGTCGAAATCTTTAAAAAACAAAAAAGTAAAATTTTAGCAATGATGGTGACTGTTAGTATTTTACCTAGCTTTATATTAAAAGCGATCTTTGCTCCTTCTAAAAACAATCTCGCCATAGCGGCTATTCTTTTTAGTAGTGGTAGCGAAGGCACCCCAAAAGGCGTAATGCTAAATAACCGCAATATCTTAAGCAATATCGCTCAAATTTCAGATGTACTTTGCACAAGAAACAATGATGCAATACTTTCATCCTTGCCCCCTTTTCATGCTTTTGGGTTAACTGTGACTACATTTTTACCTTTACTTGAAAGCATTAAAAGTATCACTTTTGCTGATCCAACTGATGCTTTGGGTGTAGCAAAAGCTGTAGCCAAAAACAATGTTACAATAATGTGCGGAACCTCAACTTTCTTAGGAATTTACGCTAGAAATAAAAAGCTTGATGCCATTATGTTTGAAAGTTTAAGAGTGGTTGTTTCAGGAGCCGAAAAGCTTAAAAATGAAGTCAGATCCGCTTTTGAAACGAAATTTAAAAAGACTATTTTTGAAGGTTATGGAGCAACTGAAACCACTCCTGTTGCAAGCGTAAATTTGCCTAATCGCTTTGATGCGGATTATTGGATAGTTCACCGCGCAAACAAAGAAGGAAGTGTGGGTATGCCTCTACCTGGAACTGCTGTTCGTATTGTTGATCCTAATACTTATGAAACTTTAAAAACAAATGAAGATGGACTGATACTCATAGGTGGACACCAAGTCATGGTAGGATATCTTAATAATAAAGAAAAAACCGATGAAGTCATCAAAGAAATCGATGGTATAAGATGGTATAACACCGGCGATAAAGGACATTTAGATGAAGATGGATTTTTATATATTGTAGATCGTTATTCGCGCTTTGCAAAAATCGGTGGAGAGATGATATCTTTAGGCGCTTTAGAAGAAGAAATTGCTAAATTTATCGATACAGATATAGTAAAATTTTGTGCTGTGGCCCTAGAAGATGAGAAAAAAGGTGAGCAAGTTGCCCTGCTTGTAGAATGTAATGATGAATTTTTTGAAGGTGTTTGCGAAGCTATAAAAAGCTCAAATATGCCTGCTATTTTTAAGCCGAGTCGCTACTTAAAAGTAGAAAAGATTCCACTTTTAGGCTCTGGAAAAGTGGACTTAAAAGGTGTCAAAGAACTAGCAAAAAGTTTGATTTAA
- a CDS encoding 2-hydroxy-6-oxohepta-2,4-dienoate hydrolase — MALVNVIYNNDTYELSYEILNQDKKKSLLILHGWGANKELMKQAFSKNLNDFCQIYLDLPGFGNSSAPKSLYSQDYVNIIKEFLKEKKLDIDIFLGHSFGGKIAALLVLDFQKAQLVLLSNSGILAKKSFKVRFKITLFKFLKKLGLGRFYRYFASKDGANLNPLMYQTFKNVVDEDLSQTFAKIDNKSLIFWGIEDKATPLKSGETMHKLIKTSEFYPLEGDHFFFLKHSLLIANKIKESQC; from the coding sequence ATGGCGCTTGTAAATGTGATTTATAATAATGATACTTATGAATTAAGTTATGAAATTTTAAATCAAGATAAGAAAAAATCTTTACTCATATTGCATGGATGGGGTGCAAATAAGGAGCTTATGAAGCAAGCTTTTTCTAAAAATTTAAATGATTTTTGTCAAATTTATCTAGATTTACCTGGTTTTGGAAATTCAAGCGCGCCAAAAAGTCTTTATAGTCAAGATTATGTAAATATCATAAAAGAATTTTTAAAAGAAAAAAAACTTGATATTGATATTTTTCTAGGACATTCTTTTGGTGGAAAAATAGCTGCTTTACTTGTTTTGGATTTTCAAAAAGCTCAACTTGTTTTACTTTCAAATTCAGGCATACTTGCAAAAAAATCTTTTAAAGTACGTTTTAAAATCACGCTGTTTAAATTTCTTAAAAAATTAGGTTTGGGTAGATTTTATCGTTATTTTGCAAGCAAAGATGGAGCAAACTTAAATCCTTTAATGTATCAAACTTTTAAAAATGTAGTAGATGAAGATCTTAGTCAAACTTTTGCCAAAATCGATAACAAAAGCCTTATTTTTTGGGGAATTGAGGATAAAGCTACCCCTTTAAAAAGTGGAGAAACAATGCACAAACTTATCAAAACTAGCGAATTTTATCCTCTAGAAGGGGATCATTTTTTCTTTTTAAAACATTCTTTACTTATAGCCAATAAAATCAAGGAAAGTCAATGCTAA
- a CDS encoding Holliday junction DNA helicase RuvA, which yields MVVAIEGIITKKEPTFAVIKCASGLSYGVFISLFCAAKLETHQKYELFITQIIKEDSNKFYGFLDKDEQKMFEMLLKVNGVGASTAMAICSSLDVNSFYKALNLGDESVLKKVPGIGPKSAKRIIVELGDAKVQLESVSDDKSEALAALLSLGFKQDKILSVLSTCNGKDTSELIKEALKKLA from the coding sequence ATGGTTGTTGCCATCGAAGGAATAATCACAAAAAAAGAACCCACTTTTGCCGTTATTAAATGTGCTAGTGGCTTAAGTTATGGGGTTTTTATCTCACTTTTTTGCGCTGCTAAGCTTGAAACTCATCAAAAATATGAGCTTTTCATCACTCAAATCATCAAAGAGGATTCCAATAAATTCTATGGTTTCTTAGACAAAGATGAGCAAAAAATGTTTGAAATGCTTTTAAAAGTAAATGGAGTGGGCGCAAGTACTGCGATGGCTATATGCTCGAGTTTGGATGTAAATTCTTTTTATAAAGCTTTAAATTTGGGGGATGAAAGCGTACTTAAAAAAGTTCCAGGTATCGGCCCAAAAAGCGCCAAACGCATTATTGTAGAACTTGGAGATGCCAAAGTGCAACTCGAAAGTGTAAGCGATGACAAAAGCGAAGCTTTAGCTGCCTTGCTTTCTTTGGGATTTAAACAGGATAAAATATTAAGTGTTTTAAGCACTTGTAACGGAAAAGACACAAGCGAACTTATCAAAGAAGCACTAAAAAAACTAGCATAA
- a CDS encoding D-alanine--D-alanine ligase, whose protein sequence is MKLAILFGGNSYEHEISIVSAVVLKKVINTDLIFIFCDEKRKFYLIPSEKMNSKTFSSGAYQKEKELFLRQKAFCFKSLWSEKSLELDCVINLIHGRDGEDGKIASLLEFFDIKFIGPRVEASVLSFNKEFTKLYAQSVGVKTLDYQMLRKNQKQDFTAHFPCILKPARLGSSIGISIAKNEKELDYAKDVGFEFDTDILVEDFKSDIKEYNLAGCMIKDEFIFSIIEEPKKKEFLDFEQKYLSFSGHNELIEADLSEELKQKLKDNFAKIYNPLFKGALIRCDFFILDNEVYLNEINPNPGSLANYLFKDFNKIIEQLALSIESEKKIKITYDFLHSINGQKGKL, encoded by the coding sequence ATGAAATTAGCGATACTTTTTGGAGGAAATTCTTACGAACATGAGATCAGCATTGTAAGTGCTGTGGTATTAAAAAAAGTGATAAATACGGATTTAATATTTATTTTTTGCGATGAAAAGAGAAAATTTTATTTAATTCCTAGTGAAAAAATGAATTCTAAAACCTTTAGCAGTGGCGCTTATCAAAAAGAAAAAGAGCTATTCTTAAGACAAAAGGCTTTTTGTTTTAAAAGCTTGTGGAGCGAAAAAAGCTTAGAATTAGATTGCGTGATCAACCTCATCCATGGAAGAGATGGAGAAGACGGAAAGATAGCTTCTTTGCTTGAATTTTTTGATATCAAATTCATAGGTCCTAGGGTTGAAGCAAGTGTTTTATCTTTCAATAAAGAGTTCACAAAACTTTACGCACAAAGCGTTGGGGTTAAAACTCTAGATTATCAAATGCTTAGAAAAAATCAAAAACAAGATTTTACAGCTCATTTTCCTTGCATTTTAAAGCCTGCGCGACTTGGAAGCAGTATAGGTATCAGCATAGCTAAAAATGAAAAGGAATTGGATTATGCTAAGGATGTGGGTTTTGAGTTTGATACTGATATTTTGGTAGAGGATTTTAAAAGTGACATCAAAGAGTACAATCTTGCAGGATGTATGATCAAAGATGAATTTATCTTTTCAATCATCGAAGAACCAAAGAAAAAAGAATTTTTGGATTTTGAGCAAAAATATCTTAGTTTTTCAGGCCATAACGAACTTATCGAAGCTGATTTGAGCGAAGAATTAAAGCAAAAGCTTAAAGATAATTTTGCCAAAATTTACAATCCTTTATTTAAAGGTGCTTTAATCCGTTGTGATTTTTTCATCCTAGATAATGAAGTTTATCTGAATGAAATCAATCCAAATCCAGGCTCTTTAGCAAATTATCTTTTCAAAGATTTTAACAAAATTATAGAGCAACTTGCTCTAAGTATAGAAAGCGAAAAGAAGATTAAAATCACTTATGATTTTTTGCATTCTATTAATGGACAAAAAGGCAAATTATAA
- a CDS encoding UDP-N-acetylmuramoylalanyl-D-glutamyl-2,6-diaminopimelate--D-alanyl-D-alanine ligase: protein MLTNTLYFLNSLFFNFCVAFYLMSALQWYSYKFKRVFFHYHRPLWHLYFLFLPYFFFLAFPLYSLAYFAFIHTPILYFWNKSIDKKLVFTSKVKWFFVFVFIYNTLFAILALRFSFLFNLFALPFALISLKIFELFSNLYFKNKAKAKLQNNPQLKIILITASFGKTSIKNFLYELLKDDFKTYKTPRSVNTLLGIIADINTNLSDDTQIYIAEAGARVKGDIDVITRFLEPQICIVGEIGNAHLEYFKNIENTRNTKLEALNSKRLEKAFLHTSTQKSEDELILLYDDKLQDIQASLQGLEFKINLENKTHEFKSQILGDFNAQNLCACILCAKYLGVKIEKIQKQVLKINSVEHRLQIISKEPKFIIDDGFNGNYKGMSASYKLCKSYKGRKVLVSPGIVEVDKDENIKLAKIINECFDLAIITAQVNADIFKKELKIKTIVLKEKADLVKVLAKETQQGDLILFSNDAPSFM, encoded by the coding sequence ATGCTAACCAATACACTTTATTTTCTCAATTCTTTATTTTTTAATTTTTGTGTAGCTTTTTATCTCATGAGTGCTTTGCAATGGTATTCTTATAAATTTAAACGCGTATTTTTTCACTATCATAGACCTTTGTGGCATTTGTATTTTTTATTTTTGCCTTATTTTTTCTTTTTAGCTTTTCCTTTGTACTCTTTAGCATATTTTGCATTTATTCATACTCCGATTTTGTATTTTTGGAACAAAAGCATAGATAAAAAACTCGTCTTTACAAGTAAGGTTAAATGGTTTTTTGTTTTCGTATTTATTTACAATACCCTTTTTGCCATACTTGCTTTGCGTTTTTCTTTTCTTTTTAATCTTTTTGCCCTACCCTTTGCTCTTATAAGTCTTAAAATCTTTGAGTTGTTTAGCAATTTATATTTTAAAAATAAAGCCAAAGCCAAACTTCAAAACAATCCACAACTAAAAATTATACTCATTACTGCAAGTTTTGGAAAAACAAGTATTAAAAATTTCCTCTACGAGCTTTTAAAAGATGATTTTAAAACCTACAAAACTCCTCGATCTGTAAACACCCTACTTGGTATTATTGCAGATATCAATACAAATTTAAGCGATGATACACAAATTTACATAGCAGAAGCAGGAGCCAGAGTAAAAGGCGATATTGATGTTATAACGCGTTTTTTAGAGCCTCAAATTTGCATTGTAGGAGAGATAGGAAATGCGCATTTGGAGTATTTTAAAAATATAGAAAATACGCGAAACACTAAACTTGAAGCTTTAAATTCCAAAAGATTAGAAAAAGCTTTTTTGCATACTAGCACTCAAAAAAGCGAAGATGAGCTTATCTTACTTTACGATGATAAATTACAAGACATTCAAGCAAGTCTTCAAGGTTTGGAATTTAAAATCAATTTAGAAAATAAAACACATGAATTTAAAAGCCAAATTTTAGGGGATTTTAACGCTCAAAATCTTTGTGCTTGCATACTTTGTGCAAAATATCTAGGTGTAAAAATAGAAAAAATTCAAAAGCAAGTTTTAAAAATCAATTCAGTAGAACATCGTTTGCAAATCATCTCTAAAGAGCCTAAATTCATCATTGATGATGGCTTTAATGGAAACTATAAAGGCATGAGTGCAAGCTACAAGCTTTGTAAAAGTTATAAAGGACGCAAGGTTTTAGTAAGCCCTGGTATAGTAGAAGTAGATAAAGATGAAAATATAAAATTAGCCAAAATCATTAATGAATGCTTTGATCTTGCTATCATTACAGCACAAGTAAATGCTGATATCTTTAAAAAAGAACTTAAAATAAAAACCATTGTGCTTAAAGAAAAAGCAGATCTTGTAAAAGTTTTAGCAAAAGAAACCCAACAAGGTGATTTAATACTTTTTTCTAATGATGCGCCTAGTTTTATGTAA
- a CDS encoding Cysteinyl-tRNA synthetase, producing MKLMDSVLKEKIELKQDNINIYLCGPTVYDDAHLGHARSSVCFDLLRRVLLSLGYRVQFARNYTDIDDKILKKMSESGKSLNELVEFYIANYERDMKALNVLEPDFKPRATYYIEPMLDLIHKLSKNGFTYTLEDGVYFDTSKDEDYLSLSHRNTEENVSRLSNEVEKRNESDFVLWKFDENFYDSEFGKGRPGWHTECVAMIDSIFGDTLDIHAGGVDLLFPHHENEAAQCRCACKRTLAKIWLHNGFVKINGEKMSKSLNNSFFLKDALKDFMGEALRFYLLSSHYRAHFNYSLDDLENVKKRLDKFYRLKKRLAVGKSEDFGILNDIEIRSNIAKQILEVLSDDLNISKALALLDEFITNANLELDQQSKNKELKQKIKEALSELAKIFGFGFMDENLYFQWGVAEEMKEKIQDQILQRNEAKKNKDFAKADQIREDLLKLGIALQDTPQGTIWEKI from the coding sequence ATGAAATTAATGGATAGTGTTTTAAAAGAAAAAATTGAACTTAAACAAGATAATATAAATATTTATTTATGCGGACCTACTGTATATGATGATGCACATTTAGGCCATGCTAGAAGCAGTGTTTGTTTTGATTTGTTGCGTAGGGTTTTGCTTTCTTTGGGTTATAGGGTGCAATTTGCTAGAAATTATACAGATATAGACGATAAAATTTTAAAAAAAATGAGTGAAAGTGGTAAGAGCTTAAATGAACTTGTTGAGTTTTATATAGCAAATTACGAAAGAGATATGAAAGCTTTAAATGTCTTAGAGCCTGATTTTAAACCTCGTGCGACATATTATATAGAACCCATGCTAGATCTTATCCATAAGCTTAGTAAAAATGGCTTTACTTATACCTTAGAAGATGGAGTGTATTTTGATACTAGTAAAGATGAGGATTATTTAAGTTTATCTCATCGCAATACAGAAGAAAATGTTTCAAGACTTAGTAATGAAGTTGAAAAAAGAAATGAGAGTGATTTTGTTCTTTGGAAATTTGATGAAAATTTTTATGATAGTGAGTTTGGAAAAGGGCGACCAGGTTGGCATACTGAATGTGTGGCTATGATCGATTCTATTTTTGGTGATACTCTTGATATACATGCGGGTGGGGTGGATTTGTTATTTCCTCATCATGAAAATGAGGCAGCACAATGTCGTTGTGCGTGCAAAAGAACATTGGCAAAAATTTGGCTTCACAATGGTTTTGTAAAAATCAATGGAGAAAAAATGAGCAAAAGCTTAAATAATAGCTTTTTCTTGAAAGATGCGTTGAAAGATTTTATGGGAGAAGCTTTGAGATTTTATCTTTTAAGTTCTCATTATAGAGCTCATTTTAATTATTCTTTAGATGATTTAGAAAATGTGAAAAAACGCTTGGATAAGTTTTATCGTCTTAAAAAAAGACTTGCTGTGGGAAAGAGTGAGGATTTTGGAATTTTAAATGATATAGAGATTCGTAGTAATATCGCCAAGCAAATCTTAGAAGTCTTAAGCGATGATTTAAATATTTCTAAAGCTTTAGCTCTTTTAGATGAGTTTATAACCAATGCAAATTTAGAACTTGATCAGCAAAGTAAAAATAAAGAATTAAAACAAAAAATCAAAGAAGCCTTAAGTGAACTAGCTAAAATTTTTGGCTTTGGTTTTATGGATGAAAATTTATATTTTCAATGGGGGGTAGCCGAAGAGATGAAAGAAAAAATTCAAGATCAAATTTTGCAAAGAAACGAAGCTAAGAAAAATAAAGATTTTGCCAAAGCAGATCAAATCAGAGAAGATTTGCTCAAACTTGGTATCGCCTTGCAAGATACGCCACAAGGAACGATTTGGGAGAAAATTTAA